In one Streptomyces venezuelae genomic region, the following are encoded:
- a CDS encoding ectoine synthase: MLVRSVEDVVGSECDVDWGNGTSRRLLVQADELGFSLTETYVQPGSESYLRYDNHQEVCYCVSGSGSVETADGLFDIKPGMLYAPGMGEPHILRSEDGMTLMCVFSPALNGPEKHLLTPGVHSSY, from the coding sequence TTGCTGGTTCGCTCGGTTGAAGATGTCGTCGGCAGCGAATGTGACGTGGACTGGGGCAACGGAACGAGCCGGAGGCTGCTCGTTCAGGCCGATGAATTGGGTTTCAGCCTGACCGAGACGTATGTACAGCCCGGGAGTGAGTCGTATCTGCGGTACGACAACCACCAAGAGGTCTGCTACTGCGTGTCCGGCTCCGGTTCCGTGGAGACGGCGGACGGGCTGTTCGACATCAAGCCGGGGATGCTGTACGCCCCGGGCATGGGCGAACCGCACATACTCCGCTCGGAAGACGGCATGACTCTGATGTGCGTCTTCTCCCCGGCCCTGAACGGACCGGAGAAGCACCTGCTCACGCCCGGTGTGCATTCCAGCTACTAG
- a CDS encoding FAD-dependent monooxygenase — MSHTRNRSRVLISGASIAGPALAYWLNRHGYAVTVVEKASALRGGGYPIDIRGTAVDVVRDMGLLPQLRDAHIDVRRLTFLDGDGTPVASVDPHRLTGGVAGQDLEVRRGDLTEALYTAVRDDVEFLFDDRIDSLDQSDQGVDVTFRKGGSRAFDMVFGADGVHSRTREFLFGPEERFHRYLGHCFAGFTLRNTFGLRDEVTMWNTPGRTAALYAAGDDGHVHALLAFAHPEPPLHAFRNPRAQRDLVADVFADAGWEVPGMLAALRDTDDLFFDVVSQIRMPRWSSGRVALVGDAAYAPSFLTGQGSSLALIGAYSLAGSLAGGDHAAGFAAYEDGARPLVTATQDQVGDGDVTLFPTTAPALERRNAMLRKLALSV, encoded by the coding sequence ATGAGCCACACCCGAAACCGCTCCCGCGTCCTGATCTCCGGCGCCAGCATCGCGGGGCCCGCCCTCGCGTACTGGCTGAACCGCCACGGATACGCGGTCACCGTGGTCGAGAAGGCCAGTGCGCTGCGCGGCGGCGGCTACCCCATCGACATCCGCGGCACCGCTGTGGACGTCGTCCGCGACATGGGCCTCCTGCCGCAACTTCGCGACGCCCACATCGATGTGCGCCGGCTGACCTTCCTCGACGGCGACGGCACCCCGGTCGCCTCGGTCGATCCGCACCGTCTCACCGGCGGCGTCGCCGGGCAGGACCTGGAAGTGCGGCGCGGGGATCTCACCGAGGCCCTCTACACGGCGGTCCGTGACGACGTGGAGTTCCTGTTCGACGATCGCATCGACTCGCTCGACCAGTCGGACCAAGGAGTCGACGTCACGTTCCGCAAGGGCGGCAGCCGTGCGTTCGACATGGTGTTCGGCGCGGACGGCGTGCACTCGCGCACCCGCGAGTTCCTGTTCGGGCCCGAGGAACGGTTCCACCGCTACCTGGGCCACTGCTTCGCCGGCTTCACCCTGCGCAACACCTTCGGGCTCCGCGACGAGGTCACGATGTGGAACACCCCGGGCAGAACCGCCGCGCTCTATGCCGCCGGGGACGACGGCCACGTGCACGCCCTGCTCGCCTTCGCCCATCCGGAGCCGCCGCTCCACGCGTTCCGGAACCCGCGGGCCCAACGCGACCTGGTGGCCGATGTGTTCGCCGACGCGGGGTGGGAGGTCCCCGGTATGCTCGCGGCCCTGCGCGACACGGACGACCTGTTCTTCGACGTGGTCAGCCAGATCCGCATGCCCCGCTGGTCCAGCGGCCGGGTCGCGCTGGTGGGCGACGCCGCGTACGCGCCCTCGTTCCTGACCGGGCAGGGGTCGAGCCTCGCGCTCATCGGCGCGTACTCGCTCGCCGGTTCCCTGGCGGGCGGGGACCACGCCGCCGGCTTCGCCGCGTACGAGGACGGCGCACGCCCGTTGGTGACGGCCACTCAGGACCAGGTCGGCGACGGTGACGTCACGCTCTTCCCGACCACCGCCCCCGCCCTGGAGCGGCGCAACGCGATGCTGCGGAAACTCGCGCTCTCCGTGTAG
- a CDS encoding MFS transporter produces the protein MTATTTLAPPARIGKAAVGALGMLAVATGALESVVTPTLPLLQRELGMSRAEGALLSVVLLITGALVTPVAGRFGDRYGGKRVLIRLMAVVATGGLVSSLAPSLPVLLLGQVLQGAMVGALPLSFILVRDHLPAGESKVAIGVVSGLFVAGGMAGTLSAGPVAEGLSRHWMFALPTIAVAVATVLVNMLMPRDTPRRSDASGVDWPGLLLLSGTLVTLMLVLALAPDLGAQPLVLCALVLLLAGFVTAWVAVERRADSPMVDPRMLARPSVWKSCVLTFVICAGTSVPVYLLPQLFEVSSDAYGFGASATEIGFYLLPGAVAASVAGPISGMAARRHGSRAVVTAGILIMVAALVGLAAVHGEIWHLVLGKVLVAFANGLCVTAMVTRTATSVDQGDTGIATSLVLVTRVLGFAVGVQVSGAILTAGTPAGADEPAESAFVIGFALAAVVTALSLLVTRTMHKGVKE, from the coding sequence ATGACCGCGACAACAACGCTCGCTCCCCCGGCCCGCATCGGGAAAGCCGCCGTCGGGGCCCTCGGCATGCTGGCCGTCGCCACCGGTGCCCTGGAGTCGGTGGTGACACCGACGCTCCCTCTCCTGCAACGCGAACTCGGCATGAGCCGCGCCGAAGGGGCGTTACTCAGCGTCGTGCTGCTCATCACCGGCGCGCTCGTGACCCCGGTCGCGGGCAGGTTCGGCGATCGCTACGGCGGAAAGCGGGTCCTCATACGGCTGATGGCGGTGGTCGCCACCGGCGGCCTCGTCTCCTCGCTCGCGCCGAGCCTGCCCGTACTGCTGCTCGGCCAGGTGCTGCAGGGAGCGATGGTGGGCGCGCTGCCGCTGTCGTTCATCCTGGTGCGCGACCACCTCCCCGCCGGGGAGTCGAAGGTGGCCATCGGCGTGGTCAGCGGGCTCTTCGTGGCGGGCGGGATGGCGGGCACGCTGTCGGCGGGACCCGTGGCGGAAGGACTGTCCCGGCACTGGATGTTCGCGCTGCCGACGATCGCGGTCGCGGTCGCCACGGTGCTGGTGAACATGCTGATGCCGCGGGACACGCCGCGCCGTTCGGACGCGTCGGGGGTCGACTGGCCCGGGCTCCTCCTGCTGAGCGGGACGCTGGTCACGCTCATGCTCGTCCTCGCGCTCGCGCCCGATCTCGGCGCGCAGCCCCTCGTCCTGTGCGCCCTCGTCCTGCTGCTCGCCGGCTTCGTGACCGCATGGGTCGCCGTCGAGCGTCGGGCCGACTCGCCGATGGTCGATCCGCGCATGCTGGCGCGTCCCTCGGTCTGGAAGTCGTGCGTGCTGACGTTCGTGATCTGCGCGGGCACCTCGGTGCCGGTCTATCTCCTCCCGCAGCTGTTCGAGGTCTCCTCCGACGCGTACGGCTTCGGGGCGAGCGCCACGGAGATCGGCTTCTATCTGCTGCCCGGCGCCGTGGCCGCTTCGGTGGCCGGGCCGATCAGCGGAATGGCGGCGCGCCGCCACGGCTCGCGCGCCGTGGTCACCGCCGGGATCCTCATCATGGTCGCCGCCCTGGTCGGCCTCGCGGCCGTGCACGGCGAGATCTGGCACCTCGTCCTCGGCAAGGTCCTGGTCGCGTTCGCCAACGGCCTGTGCGTCACGGCGATGGTGACCAGGACCGCCACCTCCGTCGACCAGGGCGACACCGGCATCGCCACGAGCCTGGTCCTGGTGACCCGCGTGCTCGGCTTCGCCGTGGGCGTGCAGGTCAGCGGCGCGATCCTCACCGCGGGCACCCCCGCGGGTGCGGACGAACCGGCCGAGTCCGCTTTCGTCATCGGTTTCGCCCTGGCCGCCGTCGTCACCGCGCTGTCCCTGCTCGTCACCCGCACCATGCACAAAGGAGTCAAGGAATGA
- a CDS encoding TetR/AcrR family transcriptional regulator, translated as MPTTKTPTTKTLRAGSAQKRAAILSAARELFLADGFDRSSVDAVAARAEVSKRTVYDYFGDKQTLLQAVVDAIGESMITTIRRTLDETLTDVDGLTGSADLEDALVTFSMRISTDMLGSAEYATLQRLVRAESGHLPHRGYNSMADTPDEALAERFAALAGAGLLHVPDPRLAADQFIALTFGVALDRLGSANATEDTRVRPLVVEGVRTFLRAYRAA; from the coding sequence ATGCCGACGACCAAGACGCCGACCACGAAGACACTGCGCGCTGGGTCCGCCCAGAAGCGGGCCGCGATCCTCTCGGCGGCCCGCGAACTGTTCCTCGCGGACGGCTTCGACCGCTCCAGCGTCGACGCGGTCGCCGCCCGCGCCGAGGTGTCCAAGCGGACGGTCTACGACTACTTCGGCGACAAGCAGACGCTGCTCCAGGCCGTCGTGGACGCGATCGGCGAGTCGATGATCACCACGATCCGCCGCACCCTGGACGAGACCCTCACCGACGTCGACGGCCTCACCGGATCCGCCGACCTCGAAGACGCGCTGGTCACGTTCTCGATGCGGATCTCCACGGACATGCTCGGCTCGGCGGAGTACGCGACGCTTCAGCGCCTGGTCCGCGCGGAGTCCGGCCACCTGCCGCACCGGGGCTACAACTCCATGGCCGACACCCCCGACGAGGCACTCGCCGAGCGGTTCGCCGCGCTCGCCGGGGCCGGCCTGCTGCACGTCCCCGACCCCCGCCTCGCGGCGGACCAGTTCATCGCGCTGACCTTCGGCGTCGCACTCGACAGGCTCGGTTCCGCGAACGCCACGGAGGACACACGGGTCAGGCCACTGGTGGTCGAAGGGGTACGGACGTTCTTGCGGGCCTACCGGGCGGCGTAG
- a CDS encoding carboxymuconolactone decarboxylase family protein gives MEARLKAAANPDVTTAIQHLYKAIHSGGVDQRLLGLVHLRVSQINGCSPCVHASVTGARKAGESDERLDHVVAWRETPFYSEEERAALALAEAATRIQDGAPGVTDEIWEAAAGHFNDEQLGSIVLEASLTNLFNRINRAVREQAGKTW, from the coding sequence ATGGAAGCACGCCTGAAGGCCGCGGCGAACCCCGACGTGACCACCGCGATCCAGCACCTCTACAAGGCGATTCACTCCGGGGGCGTCGATCAGCGCCTGCTGGGCCTCGTCCATCTGCGCGTCAGTCAGATCAACGGATGCAGTCCGTGCGTGCACGCCTCGGTCACGGGGGCGCGGAAGGCGGGCGAGAGCGACGAGCGGCTGGACCACGTGGTCGCGTGGCGCGAGACGCCGTTCTACTCCGAGGAGGAGCGCGCCGCCCTCGCCCTCGCCGAGGCCGCCACCCGGATCCAGGACGGCGCGCCGGGCGTGACCGACGAGATCTGGGAGGCCGCCGCCGGGCACTTCAACGACGAGCAGCTGGGCTCGATCGTCCTGGAGGCGTCGCTGACCAACCTCTTCAACCGGATCAACCGAGCGGTGCGGGAACAGGCCGGCAAGACCTGGTGA
- a CDS encoding sigma-70 family RNA polymerase sigma factor, whose product MSDTSATDPMAEAFEAERDRLRAIAHRMLGSHADAEDAVQETWLRLSRQDTAGIRNLAAWLTTVVGRISLDVLRSRQARPEAPYDDGLLPELVVTADDGPVPEDDAVLADSVGLALLVVLDSLGPDERLAFVLHDLFAVPFGEIGRILGKSTAAAKMLASRARRKVQGAERPAGTGRERREVVQAFLAAARDGDFEGLLRVLDPEVRLTVDTPSGPVVVLGATKVATGARLSASAAAQGRAVRVNGLPGYVSWSEDGAPLSLLAFTVADGRITNIRIVNDPAKLARLNLPAPV is encoded by the coding sequence ATGTCCGACACCAGCGCGACGGACCCGATGGCCGAGGCGTTCGAAGCCGAGCGAGACCGGCTGCGCGCGATCGCCCATCGCATGCTCGGATCGCACGCCGACGCCGAAGACGCCGTCCAGGAGACCTGGTTGCGGCTCTCGCGGCAGGACACGGCGGGCATCCGCAACCTCGCGGCCTGGCTGACCACGGTGGTCGGACGGATCAGTCTCGACGTCCTGCGCTCCCGCCAGGCGCGCCCTGAGGCGCCGTACGACGACGGACTGCTGCCCGAGCTCGTCGTGACGGCCGACGACGGACCGGTTCCGGAGGACGACGCGGTGCTCGCCGACTCGGTCGGACTCGCGCTGCTCGTCGTCCTGGACTCGCTGGGACCCGACGAGCGGCTCGCGTTCGTGCTGCACGACCTGTTCGCGGTGCCGTTCGGCGAGATCGGCCGGATCCTCGGCAAGTCCACCGCCGCCGCCAAGATGCTGGCCAGCCGCGCGCGCAGGAAGGTGCAGGGCGCCGAGCGCCCGGCCGGTACCGGACGCGAACGGCGGGAGGTGGTCCAGGCCTTCCTGGCGGCGGCCCGCGACGGCGACTTCGAAGGCCTGCTGCGCGTCCTCGACCCCGAGGTGCGACTGACCGTCGACACTCCGTCCGGCCCGGTCGTCGTCCTCGGCGCCACGAAGGTCGCGACGGGTGCGCGGCTGTCCGCCTCCGCGGCGGCACAAGGGCGTGCGGTACGCGTCAACGGCCTCCCCGGATACGTGTCCTGGAGCGAGGACGGCGCCCCCCTCTCGCTGCTCGCGTTCACGGTCGCCGACGGCCGGATCACGAACATCAGGATCGTGAACGACCCCGCGAAGCTGGCCCGGCTGAACCTGCCCGCTCCGGTGTGA
- a CDS encoding DapH/DapD/GlmU-related protein, with protein sequence MPDQNRLYIHTAEWARVAERIEYVTGLTSRLNVLPFDDKAGRAALLSDIIGRPLPASVTVYPPFYTDHGLRIEFGENVFVNQNCTFYDQGGIRLGDGVLIGPKTNLISSDHPVRASERPEFITRAPITIGSGAWLGAGVTVLPGVTIGAGAVVGAGAVVTKDVPPHTLVTGPAAFERKTWDD encoded by the coding sequence ATGCCTGATCAGAACCGTCTCTACATCCACACCGCCGAGTGGGCCCGTGTGGCCGAGCGCATCGAGTACGTCACCGGCCTCACCTCACGGCTCAACGTCCTGCCCTTTGACGACAAGGCCGGGCGTGCGGCGCTGCTGTCCGACATCATCGGCAGGCCGCTGCCCGCTTCCGTCACCGTCTATCCGCCCTTCTACACGGATCACGGCCTCCGCATCGAGTTCGGCGAGAACGTCTTCGTCAATCAGAACTGCACCTTCTACGACCAGGGCGGCATTCGGCTCGGCGACGGGGTGCTCATCGGCCCCAAGACCAACCTCATCTCCTCCGACCACCCTGTCCGGGCGTCCGAGCGGCCCGAGTTCATCACGCGGGCGCCCATCACCATCGGATCCGGCGCCTGGCTCGGTGCCGGGGTGACGGTTCTGCCCGGTGTGACCATCGGTGCCGGTGCCGTGGTCGGCGCCGGTGCCGTGGTCACCAAGGACGTTCCCCCGCACACCCTCGTGACCGGGCCCGCGGCGTTCGAGCGCAAGACCTGGGACGACTGA
- a CDS encoding LysR family transcriptional regulator, with protein sequence MDVTAVRTYVAVVEAEQFQEAAIDLGVTPQAVSKRVAALERELGVQLFTRDARGAKPTIDGQAFLPHARAFLDAAERAMASVRPGHRALRVDVIGRRLSLAGLLRGFHRAHPDTELDVVTLFDSASALSAVRDGVIDATFRAVTTPVLRLPPGVEAAPVLDEPLHLFTGPDHEFADAPAIRPDQLAGHRIWMPGNTPGTEWTAYYDELAAAFGFTVDAVGPDFGIEHLLDTIADSTTLSTFVSEQTPLVWPAGHDLRRIPLTDPTPVYPHALVWRPDNPHPALTVLRDHLTSAYPGRPRDGIWTPSWTENPAGPRTGPQP encoded by the coding sequence ATGGACGTCACCGCTGTGCGCACCTATGTCGCCGTCGTGGAGGCCGAGCAGTTCCAGGAGGCCGCGATCGACCTGGGGGTCACCCCGCAGGCGGTGTCGAAGCGGGTGGCCGCGCTGGAGAGGGAACTCGGCGTCCAGCTGTTCACACGTGACGCCCGCGGAGCGAAGCCGACCATCGACGGGCAGGCCTTCCTGCCCCACGCCCGAGCCTTCCTCGACGCCGCGGAGCGCGCCATGGCGTCCGTGCGGCCGGGACACCGCGCGCTCCGCGTCGACGTGATCGGCCGCCGGCTCTCCCTCGCCGGCCTGCTGCGCGGCTTCCACCGGGCCCACCCCGACACCGAGCTGGACGTCGTGACGCTGTTCGACTCCGCCTCGGCGCTGTCCGCGGTACGCGACGGAGTCATCGACGCTACGTTCCGCGCCGTCACGACGCCGGTCCTGCGACTCCCGCCAGGCGTCGAGGCCGCCCCCGTCCTCGACGAACCGCTGCACCTGTTCACGGGCCCGGACCACGAGTTCGCCGACGCCCCCGCGATCCGGCCCGACCAACTCGCGGGCCACCGGATCTGGATGCCCGGCAACACGCCCGGCACCGAGTGGACCGCCTACTACGACGAACTCGCCGCCGCCTTCGGCTTCACCGTCGACGCCGTCGGCCCGGACTTCGGCATCGAGCACCTGCTCGACACCATCGCCGACTCCACGACACTAAGCACCTTCGTCAGCGAACAGACCCCCCTGGTCTGGCCCGCGGGCCACGACCTGCGCCGCATCCCCCTCACCGACCCGACCCCGGTCTACCCCCACGCCCTGGTCTGGCGCCCGGACAACCCCCACCCGGCCCTGACCGTCCTCCGCGACCATCTGACCTCGGCCTACCCCGGCCGTCCCCGCGACGGAATCTGGACACCGTCCTGGACGGAGAACCCCGCGGGGCCGCGCACCGGGCCGCAACCCTAG
- a CDS encoding ABC transporter family substrate-binding protein: MRARLALPVALVAAISVTATACQSSSGDGAGSGSKSTSSAASGAADYNPKAYGKLKDGGTYTTAGTFDEQGNPFHVNGTLTASRVWAWYNANAITFSPTGEVQYNPDYFSDVKVSVEDGDQKVVLTINKKAVFNDGTPIDWTAIKATWKANNGSDKAYAAGTTEGYDQITDVARGKDDKQAVITFKGVFPSWPSLFTTFLHPKAAKADNFDKAYVKKARPEWGTGPYTVGKWDTHSGNITFVRNAKWWGRKGKLDKRVYVNLESTAAVNAFKNGQLDYVSAVDAESLKQVKGLKGTEIRSGGSPFQYSLYFNTKSSVLGDKAVRKAIQESVDRSQIAKIQFQGLDYEEPLPGSALLYSFQKGYEDNVSAVLKYGPDRAKKELDAAGWKPGSDGIREKGGKELEVGYTLMGDDPLGKATAGALAAMLKQSGIRLTIKKADQADFSSILSERKFDLFLSGNRSMDPFGARYLCESYCSDRESNLTGAGSPELDKEIRATSDIADPDKQAAAANKVERKALQEYARLPLYSGPSTYSVKKGLANVGATIFHNPLPETVGWEK, from the coding sequence ATGCGCGCAAGACTGGCCCTGCCCGTCGCCCTCGTAGCAGCCATCTCCGTCACCGCCACGGCATGCCAGTCGTCGTCCGGTGACGGTGCGGGCTCCGGCTCGAAGAGCACCTCGTCCGCCGCCTCGGGTGCCGCCGACTACAACCCGAAGGCGTACGGCAAGCTCAAGGACGGCGGAACCTATACGACGGCGGGCACGTTCGACGAGCAGGGCAACCCGTTCCACGTCAATGGCACGCTCACGGCGTCCCGGGTATGGGCCTGGTACAACGCGAACGCGATCACCTTCTCCCCGACCGGCGAAGTGCAGTACAACCCGGACTACTTCAGCGACGTGAAGGTGTCCGTCGAGGACGGCGACCAGAAGGTCGTCCTGACGATCAACAAGAAGGCCGTCTTCAACGACGGGACACCGATCGACTGGACCGCGATCAAGGCCACTTGGAAAGCCAACAACGGCTCCGACAAGGCCTACGCGGCCGGGACGACGGAGGGCTACGACCAGATCACCGATGTCGCGCGGGGCAAGGACGACAAGCAGGCCGTGATCACTTTCAAGGGCGTCTTCCCCTCGTGGCCGAGCCTGTTCACCACGTTCCTCCACCCGAAGGCGGCGAAGGCCGACAACTTCGACAAGGCGTACGTGAAGAAGGCGCGTCCCGAGTGGGGCACGGGCCCGTACACGGTCGGCAAGTGGGACACCCACTCGGGCAACATCACGTTCGTCCGCAACGCGAAGTGGTGGGGCAGGAAGGGCAAACTGGACAAGCGTGTCTACGTGAACCTCGAATCGACCGCGGCGGTCAACGCGTTCAAGAACGGCCAGCTCGACTACGTATCCGCCGTCGACGCCGAGAGCCTGAAGCAGGTGAAGGGACTCAAGGGCACCGAGATCCGCAGCGGCGGCAGCCCGTTCCAGTACTCGCTCTACTTCAACACCAAGTCCTCGGTCCTCGGCGACAAGGCGGTGCGCAAGGCGATCCAGGAGAGCGTGGACCGCAGCCAGATCGCGAAGATCCAGTTCCAGGGCCTGGACTACGAGGAGCCGCTGCCCGGCTCGGCGCTGCTCTACAGCTTCCAGAAGGGGTACGAGGACAACGTCTCGGCCGTCCTGAAGTACGGGCCCGACCGGGCGAAGAAGGAACTCGACGCGGCGGGCTGGAAGCCCGGGAGCGACGGGATCCGCGAGAAGGGCGGCAAGGAGCTCGAGGTCGGCTACACGCTCATGGGCGACGACCCGCTGGGCAAGGCGACGGCCGGCGCGCTCGCCGCGATGCTGAAGCAGTCCGGCATCCGCCTCACCATCAAGAAGGCCGACCAGGCGGACTTCTCCAGCATCCTCAGCGAGCGGAAGTTCGACCTGTTCCTCTCGGGCAACCGCTCCATGGACCCCTTCGGGGCCCGCTACCTCTGCGAGTCGTACTGCTCGGACCGTGAATCCAACCTCACGGGTGCCGGGTCCCCCGAGCTGGACAAGGAGATCCGCGCCACGAGCGACATCGCCGATCCGGACAAGCAGGCAGCGGCGGCGAACAAGGTCGAACGAAAGGCCCTCCAGGAGTACGCCCGGCTCCCCCTCTACAGTGGCCCGTCGACGTACAGCGTCAAGAAGGGGCTGGCCAACGTGGGCGCGACCATCTTCCACAATCCGCTGCCGGAGACAGTGGGTTGGGAGAAGTAG
- a CDS encoding ABC transporter ATP-binding protein, whose protein sequence is MTLTTPVRDEVSPVATSPVLSVRDLRISFPSEAGPVEAVRGVSFDLLPGRTLGIVGESGSGKSATAMGIMGLLPPAADVRGRVRLGDQDLTGLDDRALSRIRGRSIGMVFQDPLSALTPIFSVGRLLSDALRVHQDLSKKAAWEQAVELLDLVGIPDARGRAASFPHQFSGGMRQRVVIAMAIANRPRVLVADEPTTALDVTVQAQILDVLRLAQRETGAGLVLITHDLGVVAGHADDVAVMYAGRIVEKADVHALFRRPTMPYTARLLAAVPTVDGGVRRPLVPISGEPPALSALLGGCPFASRCAVALDACRADEPELRHVTGHGDVACLRAAEIADGTLDPAGDIVPVAEEAASEPAARGDVVLRVEDLVKTFPVTKGAFVKRRVGTLHAVNGIGFELRAGETLGLVGESGSGKTTTLMEILRLRRPEGGRIEIAGSEVGASVGTDAAATSDGHGRTLRHDVQIVMQDPMGALDPRLTVHQLLAEPLRAVGRDRDAIRSRVHELLTLVGLDPSMSDRFPAALSGGQRQRVGIARALATDPKLLALDEPLSALDVSVQAGVINLLGRLKRELGLAYLMVAHDLAVVRYICDRVAVMYLGHIVESGDTERLFSDPRHPYTRALLSAIPIPDPARERTRERIVLNGEQPGATDLPRGCVFVDRCPLYRSADDDVRERCRTERPATRPVPGQRTHTYACHAA, encoded by the coding sequence ATGACACTCACCACCCCGGTGCGCGACGAGGTCTCCCCCGTCGCCACCTCCCCCGTGCTCTCCGTACGGGACCTGCGGATCTCCTTCCCCTCCGAGGCCGGGCCCGTCGAAGCGGTGCGCGGCGTCAGCTTCGATCTGCTGCCGGGCCGGACGCTCGGCATCGTCGGCGAGTCCGGCTCGGGCAAGTCGGCCACCGCGATGGGAATCATGGGGCTGCTGCCGCCCGCCGCCGACGTGCGCGGCCGGGTACGGCTCGGCGACCAGGACCTGACCGGCCTCGACGACCGGGCGCTGTCGCGGATACGCGGCAGATCCATCGGCATGGTCTTCCAGGACCCGCTGTCCGCCCTCACCCCCATCTTCTCCGTGGGCCGCCTGCTCTCGGACGCGCTGCGCGTCCACCAGGACCTGTCGAAGAAGGCGGCCTGGGAGCAGGCCGTCGAACTGCTCGACCTCGTCGGCATCCCCGACGCACGGGGCCGCGCCGCGTCCTTCCCGCACCAGTTCTCCGGCGGCATGCGCCAGCGCGTGGTCATCGCCATGGCCATCGCCAACCGGCCACGGGTGCTGGTGGCCGACGAACCCACGACCGCGCTCGACGTCACCGTGCAGGCGCAGATCCTCGACGTACTCCGCCTCGCGCAGCGGGAGACCGGTGCCGGGCTCGTCCTGATCACCCACGATCTGGGGGTCGTGGCGGGCCACGCCGACGACGTCGCCGTCATGTACGCGGGGCGCATCGTGGAGAAGGCGGACGTGCACGCGCTGTTCCGGCGGCCCACGATGCCGTACACCGCACGGCTCCTGGCTGCGGTGCCGACGGTGGACGGCGGGGTCCGCCGCCCCCTCGTCCCGATCAGCGGCGAGCCGCCCGCCCTGTCGGCCCTGCTCGGCGGCTGCCCCTTCGCGAGCCGGTGCGCCGTCGCGCTCGACGCGTGCCGCGCCGACGAGCCGGAGCTGCGCCACGTCACGGGGCACGGCGATGTGGCGTGCCTGCGGGCCGCCGAGATCGCGGACGGCACGCTGGATCCGGCCGGGGACATCGTGCCCGTCGCCGAGGAGGCGGCCTCCGAGCCCGCCGCTCGTGGTGATGTGGTGCTGCGCGTCGAGGACCTCGTCAAGACGTTCCCCGTCACCAAGGGCGCGTTCGTCAAGCGCAGGGTCGGCACGCTGCACGCGGTCAACGGCATCGGCTTCGAGCTGCGTGCCGGGGAGACGCTCGGTCTGGTGGGCGAGTCGGGCAGCGGCAAGACGACGACGCTGATGGAGATCCTGCGGCTGAGACGACCCGAGGGCGGGCGGATCGAGATCGCGGGAAGCGAGGTCGGGGCGTCGGTGGGCACGGATGCCGCCGCCACGTCCGACGGGCACGGGCGTACCTTGCGGCACGACGTGCAGATCGTCATGCAGGACCCGATGGGCGCCCTGGATCCGCGCCTCACCGTCCACCAGCTGCTCGCCGAACCCCTGCGGGCCGTCGGTCGCGACCGCGACGCCATCCGCTCCCGCGTCCACGAACTGCTGACGCTGGTCGGTCTCGATCCCTCGATGAGCGACCGCTTCCCGGCCGCGCTCTCGGGCGGCCAGCGCCAGCGCGTCGGCATCGCCCGCGCCCTGGCCACGGACCCGAAACTGCTCGCCCTCGACGAACCGCTCTCCGCCCTGGACGTGTCGGTGCAGGCCGGGGTGATCAACCTGCTCGGCCGGCTCAAGCGTGAGCTGGGGCTCGCCTACCTCATGGTCGCCCACGATCTCGCCGTGGTCCGCTACATCTGCGACCGCGTCGCGGTGATGTACCTGGGGCACATCGTCGAGTCCGGCGACACGGAGAGGCTCTTCTCCGACCCGAGGCACCCGTACACGCGGGCGCTCCTGTCGGCGATCCCGATCCCCGACCCCGCGCGCGAACGCACCCGCGAGCGGATCGTCCTGAACGGCGAGCAGCCGGGCGCCACGGACCTGCCGCGCGGCTGCGTGTTCGTGGACCGGTGCCCCTTGTACCGGTCCGCCGACGACGACGTACGGGAGCGCTGCCGCACGGAGCGTCCCGCGACCAGGCCGGTGCCCGGGCAGCGGACCCACACGTACGCCTGCCACGCCGCGTAG